The following proteins are co-located in the Paludibaculum fermentans genome:
- a CDS encoding energy transducer TonB, whose product MLILLALLQRPATGESETCIPDLTAALSYPALVLKSRIQGTVETTVLIDSASMLVEIQSHGYPLLTHQVESAIRAAPFAKTCGGEHFSIRVQFVIDSDVEPDSKILIKRTSDSTYDVIAPAEVVNVTTSDPAWIFTRRGRFLHHMRGLVAKLRFW is encoded by the coding sequence GTGCTGATTCTGCTGGCGCTGCTTCAAAGACCGGCTACAGGTGAGAGTGAAACGTGCATACCGGACTTGACTGCGGCATTGAGCTACCCCGCGTTGGTTTTGAAGAGCCGCATTCAAGGAACCGTCGAGACCACAGTCCTCATCGATTCGGCGTCAATGCTCGTCGAGATTCAGTCCCATGGGTATCCCCTACTCACACACCAGGTTGAATCAGCGATCCGGGCTGCTCCGTTCGCCAAAACGTGCGGTGGTGAACACTTTTCGATAAGGGTTCAATTTGTCATTGACTCGGACGTCGAACCCGACTCGAAGATCCTGATCAAGCGGACTTCGGACTCAACCTACGATGTGATCGCACCCGCTGAGGTGGTGAACGTCACGACCTCCGATCCCGCTTGGATTTTCACTCGGCGAGGCCGGTTCCTGCACCACATGCGCGGATTGGTGGCAAAACTAAGATTTTGGTAG
- a CDS encoding patatin-like phospholipase family protein, with product MLINQQKALVLGGGGFAASSWSTGLIIGMADAGVDVRDADVIIGTSSGGRVALQLVSNAPLEEIFEQQVTVASRVARPATNVDWSRLQREIAHAKALGGERTDILKRIGALALANGGPDRRALVASQLPMQNWPERRVLFTALNAETGLRRAFDRESGIDLVDALMATTAFFGCPPVWFEGAPYIDGGFHSSDNADLSAGYAKVLVLALNPPPGAMKLVPLEDGVADLRATGAEVVVIQPDEEATEAIASGGTPMNPAICEPATRAGRAQGRRVVQARGTTGWW from the coding sequence ATACTGATCAATCAACAAAAAGCCCTAGTCCTGGGCGGCGGCGGATTTGCCGCGAGTTCCTGGTCCACCGGACTCATCATCGGCATGGCTGACGCTGGCGTCGATGTCCGCGATGCAGACGTAATCATCGGCACCTCCTCCGGAGGCCGCGTAGCCCTGCAATTGGTCTCCAACGCGCCGCTCGAGGAAATCTTCGAACAGCAAGTGACCGTCGCCTCGCGAGTGGCCCGGCCCGCGACAAACGTCGACTGGAGCCGCCTCCAACGGGAAATCGCCCACGCGAAAGCACTCGGCGGCGAGCGCACCGACATCCTCAAGCGCATCGGAGCACTCGCCCTGGCCAACGGCGGACCGGACCGCCGGGCGTTGGTCGCCTCGCAGTTGCCGATGCAGAACTGGCCGGAGCGGCGCGTGCTCTTCACCGCGCTGAACGCCGAAACCGGTTTACGCCGCGCCTTTGACCGCGAGAGCGGAATCGACCTGGTCGACGCCCTGATGGCCACCACGGCCTTCTTCGGCTGCCCGCCGGTCTGGTTCGAAGGGGCGCCCTACATCGACGGTGGCTTCCATTCCAGCGACAATGCCGATCTCTCGGCAGGCTACGCCAAGGTGCTGGTCCTGGCGCTGAACCCGCCACCGGGGGCTATGAAACTGGTGCCGCTGGAAGATGGCGTCGCCGACCTCCGGGCAACGGGTGCGGAGGTTGTGGTGATCCAACCGGACGAAGAAGCAACAGAAGCGATCGCGTCGGGCGGCACGCCCATGAATCCCGCGATCTGTGAGCCGGCCACCCGAGCCGGCCGCGCGCAAGGCCGCCGGGTGGTCCAGGCCCGCGGCACAACCGGTTGGTGGTAA
- a CDS encoding AAA family ATPase produces MTCKEDLRRYAIRLAGVIFGADHSVSCAECAAWNELFGGTFTAPALAEFLWAKKSKFEEVVDLTPALLRFAMFAERKDAGALSTRIIDAIVEYCEAAAAVDGAITLAERTLIAEIKARLTVSVAQEPADEAEEEDDSPEEEEEEEEEEEEEEDEPPPPAKRSGSRQSPRARNKEVEADEEPDTLEAATAELEAMIGLGSVKREVMSLTNFIRVGQLRKRHGMQAMKMSLHLVFTGHPGTGKTQVARLLGRIYRCLGVLKKGHIVEVDRSKLVAGYLGQTAIATNKAVESALDGVLFIDEAYTLKAEDRDWFGQEAIDTVLKGMEDNRDRLVVVAAGYPEPMQRFLGSNPGLKSRFTKLIHFPDYEPDELVQIFLKCTRDSGYEVKDEGLELVRDALAEKWANRQADFGNGRMVRNLFELVQQRHADRVARMRRPTQRHLSTIEADDVPSLEEMEAML; encoded by the coding sequence GTGACCTGCAAAGAAGATCTCCGACGCTATGCCATCCGCCTGGCTGGTGTGATTTTCGGGGCGGATCATTCAGTGAGTTGTGCGGAATGCGCAGCCTGGAACGAGCTCTTCGGAGGCACTTTCACCGCGCCAGCGCTGGCTGAATTCCTGTGGGCCAAGAAATCGAAGTTCGAGGAAGTGGTGGACCTGACGCCCGCCCTGCTTCGCTTCGCGATGTTTGCCGAGCGCAAGGACGCGGGCGCATTGTCCACCAGGATTATCGACGCGATTGTTGAATACTGCGAAGCGGCCGCGGCGGTGGACGGCGCCATCACGCTGGCCGAGCGGACGCTGATCGCTGAGATCAAGGCGCGCCTGACGGTGAGTGTGGCGCAGGAGCCCGCTGATGAAGCGGAAGAGGAAGACGACTCGCCTGAGGAAGAGGAAGAAGAGGAAGAGGAGGAGGAAGAAGAAGAGGACGAGCCGCCTCCTCCGGCGAAGCGCTCCGGATCACGCCAGAGCCCGAGAGCACGAAACAAAGAAGTGGAGGCGGACGAGGAACCGGATACGCTGGAGGCCGCTACGGCGGAGCTCGAGGCGATGATCGGGTTGGGGAGTGTCAAGCGCGAGGTGATGTCGCTGACGAACTTCATCCGAGTCGGCCAACTGCGCAAGCGGCATGGGATGCAGGCGATGAAGATGTCGCTGCACCTGGTATTTACCGGACACCCGGGTACGGGGAAGACGCAAGTCGCGCGACTGCTGGGACGGATCTACCGATGCCTGGGCGTTCTCAAGAAGGGTCATATCGTGGAAGTGGACCGGTCGAAACTGGTGGCGGGGTATCTGGGCCAGACGGCGATTGCCACGAATAAAGCAGTGGAGTCGGCACTGGACGGAGTGCTCTTCATTGATGAGGCATACACGCTGAAGGCGGAAGATCGCGACTGGTTTGGACAAGAGGCCATCGATACCGTACTGAAGGGCATGGAGGATAACCGGGATCGCCTGGTGGTGGTGGCGGCGGGGTATCCAGAGCCGATGCAAAGGTTTCTTGGCAGCAACCCGGGGCTGAAATCGCGGTTCACTAAACTGATTCATTTCCCGGACTATGAACCCGACGAACTTGTGCAGATTTTCCTGAAGTGTACACGTGATTCAGGATACGAAGTGAAAGATGAGGGATTAGAGCTGGTTCGTGATGCTCTGGCGGAGAAGTGGGCGAACCGGCAAGCGGATTTTGGAAACGGGCGAATGGTGCGAAATCTATTCGAACTAGTCCAGCAACGGCATGCGGATCGCGTGGCCCGAATGCGGCGTCCGACACAGCGTCATCTTTCGACAATCGAGGCGGACGATGTCCCAAGTCTCGAAGAGATGGAGGCGATGCTGTGA
- the ku gene encoding non-homologous end joining protein Ku produces MAASTVWKGYISFGLVSFPVRLTSAARAERVRFHMLHRKDLSRVKEVWFCAEEDKRIERTDVVKGYELDNGNYIVVEDEELKKIAPPTATTMEILQFVSKDEVDPIFFESSYYVTGEGKAAKPYALFTAALEETNQDAVAKLAMHNREHVVLIRPSEGGLILHTLFYPDELHQTNRSETPKSKYTARELELAKGLIKQMKAPFQSQEFTDGYRANVERLLLEKQKGRKITSIRQPRKAPVIDLMDALRRSLKSGAGKVAAKGHAKPAAHKASGRRKAG; encoded by the coding sequence ATGGCGGCATCGACAGTCTGGAAGGGTTACATCAGCTTTGGCCTCGTATCGTTTCCGGTACGGCTCACCTCGGCTGCCCGGGCCGAGAGGGTGCGTTTTCATATGCTCCACAGGAAAGACCTCTCGCGCGTGAAAGAAGTCTGGTTCTGCGCCGAGGAAGATAAGCGCATCGAACGCACGGACGTTGTCAAAGGCTACGAGCTGGACAACGGCAACTACATCGTCGTGGAGGATGAGGAATTGAAGAAGATAGCGCCCCCAACGGCGACCACCATGGAAATCCTGCAGTTTGTAAGCAAGGATGAGGTGGACCCGATCTTCTTCGAGAGCTCCTACTACGTCACCGGCGAAGGCAAGGCGGCAAAGCCCTACGCGCTATTCACGGCCGCCCTGGAAGAGACAAACCAGGACGCGGTCGCCAAGCTGGCCATGCACAACCGCGAACACGTTGTGCTCATCCGGCCCTCCGAAGGGGGCCTCATCCTCCACACCCTGTTCTACCCGGATGAGCTTCACCAAACCAACAGAAGCGAGACGCCCAAATCGAAATACACCGCCCGGGAACTGGAGCTGGCGAAGGGCCTGATCAAACAGATGAAGGCGCCCTTCCAGTCGCAGGAGTTCACCGACGGCTACCGGGCAAATGTAGAACGCCTTCTGTTGGAAAAGCAGAAAGGCAGGAAGATCACCAGCATCCGGCAGCCTCGCAAGGCGCCCGTGATCGATCTGATGGATGCCCTCAGGCGCAGCCTGAAATCAGGGGCGGGGAAAGTGGCGGCCAAAGGTCATGCCAAGCCGGCAGCCCATAAGGCATCCGGGCGGCGCAAGGCCGGGTAA
- a CDS encoding IS481 family transposase, with translation MDQRVQLLQEYDEGETVTALAEAYGVSRKTVHKWIKRREEEGVAGLQDRSRAPHTSPQEVSQEVIERILAERRKWNWGPRKLLRKLAEAEPERKHWPAPSTIAMILKRAGLSVTRKRRLRTPPFGQPFASVDGPNRTWCADFKGWFRTGDGVRCDPLTITDAHSRYLLRCQITPKTDGKHAAAIFEAAFREYGLPEVIRTDNGTPFSTRAPGGLSRLSMRWVRLGILPERTAPASPQENGRHERMHRTLKQDTLNPPAANPRQQQKRFHDFQRIYNEQRPHEALDYDTPAKHYQPSLRPMPRRIPEVEYPAGLVLRRIQNHGDLYYKDQRIFISEIFARQLLGLRQVDDRYFEVFYGMLLLGWLDIERNRFMRKKPKALEQQDDESAAVPAAE, from the coding sequence ATGGACCAACGGGTTCAACTATTGCAGGAGTACGACGAAGGCGAGACCGTGACCGCACTGGCGGAAGCCTATGGCGTATCGAGAAAGACGGTCCACAAGTGGATCAAGCGTCGAGAGGAGGAAGGCGTGGCCGGTTTGCAGGACCGCAGCCGGGCGCCTCATACCAGCCCGCAGGAAGTCAGTCAGGAAGTCATAGAGCGCATCCTGGCTGAGCGGCGGAAGTGGAACTGGGGCCCGCGCAAGCTATTGAGGAAGTTGGCCGAGGCGGAGCCGGAGAGGAAGCACTGGCCGGCGCCCAGCACCATCGCCATGATCCTGAAAAGAGCGGGTCTGAGTGTCACACGAAAGCGACGCTTGCGGACGCCGCCCTTCGGGCAGCCCTTTGCGTCCGTGGATGGACCCAATCGGACGTGGTGCGCGGACTTCAAGGGTTGGTTCCGTACAGGTGATGGCGTGCGTTGCGATCCATTGACCATCACGGACGCCCACAGCAGGTACTTGCTGCGCTGCCAAATTACGCCGAAGACGGATGGAAAGCATGCGGCTGCGATCTTCGAGGCGGCGTTTCGAGAGTACGGTCTGCCGGAGGTGATTCGTACGGACAATGGCACGCCGTTTTCGACGCGGGCGCCTGGCGGACTCAGTCGGTTGTCGATGCGCTGGGTTCGGCTGGGCATTCTGCCGGAGCGCACAGCACCGGCCTCACCGCAGGAAAACGGCCGCCACGAGCGCATGCATCGGACGTTGAAACAGGACACGCTGAATCCGCCGGCGGCCAACCCGCGCCAGCAGCAGAAGCGATTTCACGACTTTCAAAGGATCTACAACGAGCAGCGGCCCCATGAAGCCCTGGACTACGATACGCCGGCAAAACACTATCAGCCGTCGTTGCGCCCGATGCCACGTCGGATCCCGGAGGTGGAGTACCCGGCAGGGCTCGTGCTACGACGGATCCAGAATCACGGAGATCTCTACTACAAGGATCAGAGGATTTTCATCAGCGAGATCTTTGCGCGTCAGTTGCTTGGACTGCGGCAGGTTGACGATCGCTATTTCGAAGTGTTCTACGGCATGCTGTTGCTCGGCTGGCTGGACATAGAGCGTAATCGGTTTATGAGGAAGAAGCCGAAGGCGCTGGAGCAACAGGACGACGAATCCGCGGCGGTGCCGGCCGCTGAGTAA
- a CDS encoding type II toxin-antitoxin system VapB family antitoxin, translated as MGLNTRNADVERLAAEVAGLARESTTAATRNALLERRARLQPSEDRSVGPRNIRDYMERNIWPLVPPAELGRVLSK; from the coding sequence ATGGGACTCAACACCAGGAACGCCGACGTGGAACGGCTGGCCGCTGAAGTGGCCGGTTTGGCTCGTGAATCCACGACCGCAGCCACCCGGAACGCCCTGCTGGAACGCCGCGCTCGCTTGCAGCCCAGCGAGGACAGGTCTGTTGGCCCCAGAAACATCCGGGACTACATGGAGCGAAACATCTGGCCGTTGGTTCCGCCCGCCGAACTCGGACGTGTTCTCAGCAAATAA
- a CDS encoding Imm27 family immunity protein, translating into MADNPELIGRWVLSGGEIVADEICEEIQRRISRYLQLVSSREGGWRILYQHRTDESYWDVWRQLFRTAGSFNCRPSWELTYPESHLHGGGPPKLTRLSLEEVRQPYPGAPGSCAG; encoded by the coding sequence ATGGCTGACAATCCCGAGTTAATAGGCAGGTGGGTCCTCAGTGGAGGAGAAATAGTCGCGGACGAAATCTGCGAGGAAATCCAGCGCCGCATCTCCAGGTATCTCCAACTGGTCTCGTCTCGCGAGGGAGGTTGGAGAATTCTGTACCAGCACCGGACTGACGAAAGCTACTGGGATGTCTGGCGTCAACTATTCCGCACGGCCGGGAGTTTTAATTGTCGCCCGTCATGGGAACTCACCTATCCGGAGAGTCACCTGCACGGTGGCGGCCCGCCCAAACTGACGAGGCTCTCACTCGAAGAGGTGCGGCAACCATACCCCGGCGCACCGGGAAGCTGCGCCGGCTGA
- a CDS encoding HEAT repeat domain-containing protein: MKNYSLRRVSPSTEALLARLNGWWRSPAKWIGWGDVPGVLEQIGNSKEPLAIPFIMSFGIVGNERIRAQALSAIHRLFSSLPIEFLPLLDEALRPAWIPEYSWHGMTAEQIPALPKSSDAELLYLNLMSCHQSGYVRAAALQTLSAESTATSIPFILSRLVDWVREVRLAAEIALRNKLNPIYGDEFVRCLGLIGRLARNSRYRPEFTVWVEDLLRSRECAESLRRGLSAESKDVRRRCYRIAVSSPSFPFRDAILHAIADDDVVVRRWAFELATSRPGEDHDAFRRKAAEDPYGPIRRMALEAYLDRETIEPGELERYLYDRSATNRHLCQRAFSERLGLQPAEFYRAAIRDHAAKQPAICIQGLAETGNPGDAILVAGALQRSSSRVRRVAVQALGALGVGGHEQGLCQLVSSDVLSVARVSASTLLEKRAVPAEAVWAAALENPDAKVHRGVLRLLRSTGKWQQLGYYLRAADSNDSDFLDCAIELMNLWVEKFNETFTPVSEGEALQLLKMLECVRLGLPVDLARQVEFILQRVSQ, from the coding sequence GTGAAGAACTACAGCTTGAGACGAGTGTCCCCGTCCACCGAAGCGCTTCTTGCCAGGCTGAACGGTTGGTGGAGGAGCCCTGCCAAGTGGATTGGATGGGGAGACGTACCTGGTGTACTCGAGCAGATCGGCAATTCGAAGGAGCCGCTCGCCATCCCGTTCATCATGTCGTTTGGCATTGTCGGTAACGAGAGGATTCGCGCCCAGGCGCTATCGGCAATTCATCGGTTGTTTTCTTCGCTTCCGATTGAATTTCTGCCGCTGTTGGACGAAGCATTGAGGCCGGCCTGGATTCCTGAGTACAGCTGGCACGGCATGACGGCCGAACAGATCCCAGCCTTGCCCAAATCCAGTGACGCCGAACTGCTCTACCTCAACCTGATGAGTTGCCACCAGAGCGGATACGTGCGCGCGGCGGCTTTGCAGACCCTCTCCGCCGAATCCACGGCGACGAGTATTCCTTTCATCCTTTCGCGGCTGGTTGACTGGGTGCGCGAAGTCCGCTTAGCGGCGGAAATCGCGCTTCGCAACAAGCTCAATCCAATTTATGGCGACGAGTTTGTGCGGTGTCTCGGCCTTATCGGGCGCCTCGCCAGGAACAGCCGATATCGGCCAGAGTTCACAGTGTGGGTCGAAGATCTCCTGCGGAGTCGCGAATGTGCGGAGAGCCTTCGCCGTGGACTTAGTGCTGAATCCAAAGATGTGCGGCGACGCTGTTACCGGATTGCAGTAAGCAGCCCGTCGTTCCCTTTCCGGGACGCAATCCTCCACGCGATTGCCGACGACGACGTGGTTGTCCGAAGGTGGGCGTTCGAACTTGCGACCAGCCGACCGGGTGAGGACCACGATGCATTCAGAAGGAAGGCCGCAGAAGATCCCTATGGGCCTATCAGGCGAATGGCCCTTGAGGCTTATTTGGATCGAGAGACGATTGAACCGGGGGAGCTGGAACGCTATCTCTATGACCGTTCGGCAACGAATCGCCATTTGTGTCAAAGGGCCTTTTCGGAACGGCTCGGGCTGCAACCGGCAGAGTTCTATCGTGCTGCAATTCGCGATCATGCCGCAAAGCAGCCCGCAATCTGTATTCAAGGTCTAGCCGAGACAGGGAACCCCGGTGACGCGATCCTGGTGGCCGGGGCTCTTCAACGCAGTTCCTCCCGAGTGCGCCGCGTGGCGGTGCAAGCGTTAGGGGCGTTGGGAGTGGGGGGCCACGAACAGGGCCTGTGCCAACTTGTCTCGTCCGATGTTCTGTCTGTTGCCAGAGTTTCTGCCTCCACGCTCCTGGAGAAGCGAGCAGTCCCGGCGGAGGCGGTCTGGGCCGCAGCGCTCGAAAATCCCGATGCCAAGGTTCACCGAGGCGTGTTGCGGCTGCTTCGTTCTACTGGGAAGTGGCAGCAACTCGGTTACTATCTCCGCGCCGCCGATTCAAACGACTCTGATTTTCTGGATTGCGCCATCGAGTTGATGAACTTGTGGGTGGAAAAATTCAATGAAACATTCACTCCGGTGAGCGAGGGCGAGGCTCTGCAGCTACTTAAAATGCTTGAATGTGTGCGATTGGGATTGCCCGTCGATCTGGCACGCCAAGTGGAGTTTATTCTTCAGAGGGTGTCCCAGTAG
- the ligD gene encoding DNA ligase D encodes MALEHYRSKRDFKKTPEPTPGRIRAKGKKLSYLIQKHDATRLHYDFRLELDGVLLSWAVTKGPSLDPADKRLAVRTEDHPLSYGQFEGTIPGGQYGGGTVMLWDDGHWEPKGDPHAGLKKGHLSFLLHGQRLKGGWGLIRMRGDGKRENWLLVKEKDDEARPDETNEEFLGGLDSSVKTGRSMEQIAGPRAPAPHGKVRAIQRKAQQVLGSDRPLERLMELHPAVQLATLVEEPPQGDEWLHEIKFDGYRLLGFAAGGAAALRTRNGHDWTVRFPSLAAALKKLKVKDAVLDMEAVVVDGRGKSSFQALQTALGDGGRPEEIDAYVFDLLHLDGQDLTGLPLTERKKKLETLLKRSKQKSLHYSAHIDGDGGAVFAQVCETGLEGIISKRATASYVAGRQKSWLKIKCSLRQEFIILGFSDARTGGRALGALYLGYRKQGALHYAGKVGTGFSLASARALRQRFDAMATRKPTLSRGETTGLGEGEWKTVHWIRPSLLCEVAFAEWTQDGHIRHPSFLGLREDKEARDVKQETPVKSSAAPAPRKKKAAAEGLVLAGVTITHPDRILSADGQVTKGELAEYYAAIAPLMLPQVAGRPLSLLRCPSGIDAECFFQRNPGKGFGPDVKPFAFRHKGKEYEYLYIEDEKGLLEVVQMGTIELHPWGAPVDAIDYPDRMIFDLDPAPEVPFEAVKLAAQDLRQQLQLLGLESSLKCTGGKGLHITVPLDGTEKWPAVKAFAAWVAQQMVEATPEAYVATMSKAKRKGKIFIDHFRNDYTATAIADYAVRARPGAPVALPLEWKELKDLQSASQFTMKEVLARIKNKRRVPPVRPPAQSLPKLAAAR; translated from the coding sequence ATGGCGCTCGAGCACTACCGCAGCAAACGCGATTTCAAGAAGACGCCCGAGCCCACGCCCGGACGGATCCGGGCGAAGGGCAAGAAGCTGTCGTATCTCATCCAGAAGCACGACGCCACGCGGCTGCACTACGACTTCCGGCTGGAACTGGACGGCGTCCTTTTGAGCTGGGCGGTCACCAAAGGGCCGAGCCTCGATCCCGCCGACAAGAGGCTGGCGGTTCGCACGGAGGATCATCCCCTCTCCTATGGCCAGTTCGAGGGGACCATTCCTGGAGGCCAGTATGGGGGCGGCACCGTGATGTTGTGGGACGACGGCCACTGGGAGCCCAAGGGGGATCCGCATGCGGGGCTGAAGAAGGGCCACCTTTCTTTCCTGCTTCATGGGCAGCGCCTGAAGGGCGGCTGGGGGCTCATCCGCATGCGCGGGGACGGCAAGCGGGAGAACTGGCTCCTGGTGAAGGAGAAGGACGATGAGGCGCGTCCCGATGAAACGAATGAGGAGTTCCTTGGCGGGCTCGATTCCAGCGTCAAAACAGGACGATCCATGGAGCAGATCGCGGGCCCGCGGGCTCCGGCCCCGCACGGCAAAGTGAGGGCGATCCAGAGGAAGGCTCAGCAGGTGCTCGGATCCGACAGGCCTCTGGAGCGCCTCATGGAGCTTCACCCGGCCGTCCAATTGGCCACGCTCGTCGAGGAACCGCCCCAGGGCGACGAATGGCTGCATGAGATCAAGTTCGACGGCTACCGTTTGCTCGGTTTTGCCGCCGGAGGCGCCGCTGCGCTGCGGACACGGAACGGCCACGACTGGACCGTGCGTTTTCCTTCGCTGGCCGCGGCCTTGAAGAAGCTGAAGGTGAAAGACGCGGTCCTCGATATGGAGGCGGTGGTTGTCGATGGGCGCGGCAAGAGCAGTTTCCAGGCCCTGCAGACTGCGCTGGGCGACGGAGGCAGGCCGGAAGAGATTGACGCTTATGTTTTCGACCTGCTCCATCTCGATGGCCAGGATCTGACCGGGCTGCCGCTGACCGAGCGAAAGAAGAAGCTGGAAACCCTGCTGAAGAGATCGAAACAGAAGAGCCTGCACTACAGCGCGCATATTGACGGTGACGGCGGCGCGGTGTTCGCCCAGGTTTGCGAGACCGGGCTGGAGGGGATCATCTCGAAGCGCGCCACTGCGTCGTATGTCGCGGGGCGACAGAAGAGCTGGTTGAAGATCAAATGCTCGCTGCGGCAGGAGTTCATCATTCTTGGCTTCAGCGACGCGCGCACAGGCGGCCGCGCTCTGGGCGCCCTGTACCTGGGATATCGGAAGCAGGGCGCCCTGCACTATGCAGGCAAGGTGGGGACGGGTTTTTCCCTGGCCTCCGCCCGTGCCTTGAGGCAGCGTTTCGACGCAATGGCGACCAGGAAGCCGACGCTATCCAGAGGTGAGACCACCGGACTGGGCGAAGGGGAATGGAAGACTGTCCACTGGATCCGGCCTTCACTACTTTGCGAGGTCGCCTTTGCCGAATGGACCCAGGACGGGCATATCCGGCATCCCTCGTTCCTGGGGCTGAGGGAGGACAAGGAGGCTCGCGATGTCAAACAGGAGACGCCCGTGAAGAGTTCGGCAGCCCCAGCGCCCAGGAAGAAGAAGGCCGCGGCTGAAGGCCTGGTCCTGGCCGGCGTCACTATCACTCATCCCGACCGGATCCTGTCCGCCGACGGTCAGGTGACCAAGGGCGAACTCGCGGAGTATTATGCCGCGATCGCGCCGCTAATGCTGCCGCAAGTGGCGGGCCGGCCGCTGAGCCTGCTGCGCTGCCCCTCCGGGATCGACGCGGAGTGCTTCTTCCAGCGCAATCCGGGCAAGGGTTTTGGCCCGGACGTGAAGCCATTCGCCTTCCGGCACAAGGGCAAGGAATACGAGTATCTCTACATCGAGGATGAAAAGGGCCTGCTGGAGGTCGTGCAGATGGGCACCATCGAGTTGCATCCGTGGGGCGCGCCGGTGGATGCGATTGACTATCCCGACCGGATGATTTTCGATCTGGACCCCGCTCCGGAGGTACCGTTCGAGGCGGTCAAGCTGGCCGCGCAGGACTTGCGGCAGCAGCTTCAACTGCTGGGACTGGAATCTTCCCTGAAGTGCACCGGCGGCAAAGGACTGCATATTACGGTGCCCCTGGACGGCACCGAGAAGTGGCCGGCGGTGAAGGCCTTCGCGGCCTGGGTGGCCCAGCAGATGGTGGAGGCCACACCGGAGGCCTATGTCGCCACCATGAGCAAGGCCAAACGGAAGGGCAAGATCTTTATCGATCACTTCCGCAACGACTACACGGCCACAGCTATTGCCGACTATGCGGTCCGAGCGCGGCCGGGGGCTCCGGTGGCGCTGCCGCTGGAGTGGAAAGAGCTGAAGGATTTGCAGTCCGCCAGCCAGTTCACGATGAAGGAGGTTCTGGCGCGCATCAAAAACAAACGGCGCGTACCGCCGGTACGCCCCCCGGCGCAGTCGCTGCCCAAGCTGGCAGCAGCCAGGTAG